The Mytilus galloprovincialis chromosome 2, xbMytGall1.hap1.1, whole genome shotgun sequence genome has a window encoding:
- the LOC143062869 gene encoding sodium-dependent glucose transporter 1A-like, whose translation MCESVMNRTGSLLHRLKTEPEFRLRFLTFLCLVWSFFILGWILGQFGPSIFDLQYITNTDLEGASFYYISHNVGYLIGSLISAVLIGRCDCNFLLFVTMCIYGISVFTIPWCYLPPAMLVAQAIRGLSGGLLDTVANSELLSLFGNQVSPYMQAMHFAFATGGIISPLVTAPFLTEQYDNGGNSSIINQSSLVMQTGNIQLDNISYHLNNLTTVERNTTFHTSKDSHIFIPYTISGFLAMSSSVSFLLVYIKSRRLAKRHIDEVKIDRNERRLSFLVKLVILTIMSIIFLLYTAMEDTIGAYVATFCVEQMAMTKEDGSYVTAVFWTFFAFGRLTGIPISNIVKSIPLVGIYSSLLVISFLLLSFSPMINSSVTVWISTAVTGFAMSILFPTLFTWAEEDFLLVTGKIASLFIMTSTLGSITSPAALGYLIEEVSPMWYSYILLGESVGVIIFFVIAIILKKKLPQLNDNNDRFNKEINIDADSSPERSVLMDVPENKVT comes from the exons ATGTGTGAATCAGTGATGAATAGAACTGGATCACTGTTACATCGGCTTAAAACAGAACCAGAATTCAGATTAAGATTTTTGACATTCCTGTGTTTGGTCTGGTCATTCTTCATTTTA GGATGGATTCTTGGACAATTTGGGCCATCAATTTTCGATTTACAGTACATTACTAATACAGATTTGGAGGGAGCATCATTTTACTACATATCACATAATGTAGGATATCTTATTGGTTCGTTGATCAGCGCGGTTCTGATTGGTAGATGTGATTGCAATTTTCTGTTATTTGTGACAATGTGTATCTATGGTATTTCTGTATTCACAATACCGTGGTGTTACCTGCCACCAGCCATGTTAGTAGCGCAGGCAATTAGGGGCCTCTCAGGAGGTCTTCTAGATACAG TTGCAAATTCGGAGCTCTTGAGTCTATTTGGAAATCAAGTCAGTCCTTATATGCAGGCCATGCATTTTGCATTTGCTACAGGAGGAATAATCAGTCCTTTGGTGACGGCACCATTTCTCACAGAACAGTATGATAATGGTGGCAATTCGTCGATAATAAACCAATCATCGTTAGTTATGCAAACTGGAAATATTCAATTAGATAACATATCATATCATTTGAATAATCTAACAACTGTGGAAAGAAATACCACGTTCCATACGTCGAAGGATTCACATATATTCATTCCGTACACAATATCAGGTTTCCTCGCCATGTCTTCATCTGTATCGTTTTTACTTGTTTATATCAAATCCAGAAGACTAGCAAAACGACATATCGATGAGGTAAAAATTGATCGAAATGAACGTCGATTATCTTTCCTTGTCAAACTGGTAATTTTGACAATAATGTCCATTATATTTCTACTATACACTGCGATGGAAGACACAATAGGTGCTTATGTTGCAACATTTTGTGTGGAACAGATGGCCATGACTAAGGAAGATGGATCTTATGTAACCGCCGTATTCTGGACTTTCTTTGCTTTTGGGAGATTAACGGGAATCCCAATTAGTAATATAGTTAAGTCAATACCCTTAGTTGGTATATATTCATCTTTACTTGTGATATCTTTTCTGTTGTTATCATTTTCACCTATGATAAATTCTTCTGTTACCGTATGGATTTCTACTGCTGTAACTGGATTTGCTATGTCTATATTATTCCCGACTTTGTTCACGTGGGCAGAAGAAGACTTTTTATTGGTTACCGGTAAAATTGCGTCATTGTTCATTATGACATCAACTTTAGGATCTATAACAAGTCCAGCGGCATTAGGATATTTGATTGAAGAAGTCAGTCCGATGTGGTATTCATATATACTTCTTGGAGAAAGTGTAGGAGTAATAATTTTCTTCGTGATAGCCATTATTCTCAAAAAGAAGCTTCCACAATTAAATGATAATAATGACAGGTTTAATAAAGAAATCAACATTGATGCAGATTCTAGTCCTGAACGGTCTGTACTTATGGATGTACCAGAAAATAAAGTCACATAA